Proteins found in one Methylobacterium sp. CB376 genomic segment:
- a CDS encoding DUF1476 domain-containing protein has translation MPTLFKERKRAFEQRFAHEEDVRFHVRSRRNRLMAAWACERMGLTGTLAEKYISGFCDAAVVASDEDLIGRFRADLAMAGIEETLPGLRTRLERCAATARAERRMGETLERAR, from the coding sequence ATGCCAACACTGTTCAAGGAACGCAAGCGGGCGTTCGAACAGCGGTTCGCGCACGAGGAGGATGTGCGATTTCACGTCCGGTCGCGCCGAAACCGGCTCATGGCTGCCTGGGCCTGCGAGCGCATGGGGCTGACAGGCACGCTGGCGGAGAAATACATCAGCGGCTTCTGCGACGCGGCCGTTGTCGCATCGGACGAGGACCTGATCGGCCGGTTTCGTGCGGACCTCGCGATGGCCGGTATCGAGGAGACGCTTCCTGGCCTCCGAACCCGGCTGGAGCGCTGCGCCGCCACGGCGCGGGCCGAGCGGCGCATGGGCGAGACGCTCGAGCGGGCCCGGTAG